The nucleotide window CCGGGGCGATGTATGTGGAATCCGATACGATGCTCGCCTGCGGAGAGGCGCTGGCCCGTAGTTTCCTGCTCGGACAGGAGGGCTTCCGGCGCATCAACGGGCAACCTTCGCGGCTGACCTGGTTGCCGGATGTTTTCGGCTACTGCGCCTGCCTGCCGCAGATCATGAGCCAGACCGGAGTCGATTATTTCTTTACCACCAAAATGACCTGGAACGCTGTCAACCGCTTCCCGTACAGCAGTTTCATCTGGCGCGGTAACGACGGCTCGCAGACGCTGGTTCATGTCACACAGGAGTCCGGCTACGTGACGCACATGACAGTGCCCAACGTGCGTGCTCCGATGAATGCGAACTTGCAGGCGGCGATTCACCCCGAGTATCTCCTGCCCACCGGCTACGGCGATGGCGGCGGCGGCGTGACCGACGAGATGCTGGAACGGGCGCGCAGGTTGGGCGATTTGCCCGGCATGCCGTCGATCACCTGGGATCACCCGGAGGCTTTCTTTGAACGGCTGGAGTCGGTGCGCGAGCAGTTGCCTATCCATCAGGGCGAGTGCTACCTGGAGTATCACCGGGGAACGAGCACGACGCACGCGAATCTCAAGGCGACTTTCCGCAAACTGGAACGCGAGCTGCAACTGGCCGAAGCCGTGGCGACGGCCACGGGCAAGAGGCTGGACTGCGAACACGCCTGGAAGCGCCTGGTCTTCGCGCAGTTTCACGACTACATCCCCGGCAGTTCCGTCTGGGACGTTTACCTCGAAGGGCTGCCCGAGCTTGAGGCGGAGGCGGCGGGCCAGCGTGAGCAGGCGCTGCGGGCGCTCACTTCGGACGAGGGCGGCGAATGCCTTTTCAATCCGCACGGCGTGGACGTTCACGCGTGGGTGAAGGTGGAGAGCGCGGAGGAGCCGGTGTTCGTCCACCTGCCCGCCTTGAGCGGGACGCCGGTAGCCGAGGCGCTCGCGCCGTTGCCGTCCCCCGTGAAGATAAAGGGCAAATCTGTCTCCAACGGATTGGTTGAGCTACGCCTGAACGCTTCGGGTTGGATCGACCATCTTGTCTGGGACGGTGTGAACGTCCCGATGAGCGAACCGCTGGGCAAGCTGGTGATTTATCCCGACTACCCGGCCAACTTCGAGGCATGGGACATTGATCGCCACACGTTGTCATTGGGCGAGGTATGCAGCGCCCGGGCGGAGATCACCCCGGTGGTTGAGGGCGAGCATCGCGCCGGATTCCGCGTGACCCGCAAGGTTGGCAAAAACAGCACGGCCAGCTTGAGCTTCATGCTGGAGGGCGGCAGCGGGCTTGTGCATATCGGGGTCGAGCTGGACTGGCAGGAGCCGATGCACTTGCTCAAGCTCTTGTTCCCCACCGGCTACGGGGCCACGAATGCCCGCTTTGGCATTCCCTACGGCAGTGTGCTGCGCGGCCAGGTGTCGGACTCTCTGCGGACGGAGGCGATGTGGGAAGTTCCGTTCAGCCGCTACCTGGCGGTGTTTGACGAGGGCGAGCGCGAAGGGCTCTTCCTTGTCAGCGAGGCCAAGTACGGGGCCACGGTGCGCGATGGCGCGGTCGGCGTCAGCCTCGTGCGCAGCCCCACAGTC belongs to Ruficoccus amylovorans and includes:
- a CDS encoding alpha-mannosidase, translating into MLRKDHLYQLIPNRLDAALRRLAAAIWVDKREVPVEASEPVPVQMSLAEGKKQELAPVAPRSYWGRQYDQRWCRVTLPQAAGKNTWLHWYDQGEATLYVNDQPYFGFNVAHRYCRLPKGVREVWVQSSCIQSAIWHPDAKAMQPGGSFFEEAYVTARDEEAWAAYHDLKCLVDVAQDLRHGEDSQAPVSPEAFGLQPPMNTMSPVLRILFQGMNDAVDAYDLEGIGALRRELAALYDKVRVDKSFARCVLTGHAHLDLVWIWPERMSELKAVNIFATANRLMDEYPEFRFAYSQPASYEAVEKREPEFYKQVEKRIRSKRWQATGAMYVESDTMLACGEALARSFLLGQEGFRRINGQPSRLTWLPDVFGYCACLPQIMSQTGVDYFFTTKMTWNAVNRFPYSSFIWRGNDGSQTLVHVTQESGYVTHMTVPNVRAPMNANLQAAIHPEYLLPTGYGDGGGGVTDEMLERARRLGDLPGMPSITWDHPEAFFERLESVREQLPIHQGECYLEYHRGTSTTHANLKATFRKLERELQLAEAVATATGKRLDCEHAWKRLVFAQFHDYIPGSSVWDVYLEGLPELEAEAAGQREQALRALTSDEGGECLFNPHGVDVHAWVKVESAEEPVFVHLPALSGTPVAEALAPLPSPVKIKGKSVSNGLVELRLNASGWIDHLVWDGVNVPMSEPLGKLVIYPDYPANFEAWDIDRHTLSLGEVCSARAEITPVVEGEHRAGFRVTRKVGKNSTASLSFMLEGGSGLVHIGVELDWQEPMHLLKLLFPTGYGATNARFGIPYGSVLRGQVSDSLRTEAMWEVPFSRYLAVFDEGEREGLFLVSEAKYGATVRDGAVGVSLVRSPTVTGYDGHSAAWSAELSRLETPGAYSDLGTHHIRLAVGCYDTELPLAQQPASLADTLFTPPMFYTGEALPPVVEALEGANTLVPCWAKPCVGGDWILRLHEVGGRRGVLGIRMAEGWSVGQTTIGEDEVRGVGDRITFKPYEVVSLRFSRVKE